Proteins from a single region of Apium graveolens cultivar Ventura chromosome 7, ASM990537v1, whole genome shotgun sequence:
- the LOC141675017 gene encoding serine/threonine-protein phosphatase 7 long form homolog, producing the protein MVPILRDLRFDGVARLAGIIIDWGLITALVERWRPETHTFHLPTGECTITLQDVSILLGLRIDGKAVTGHTHSEGGWSDLVKNMFGATPREQNLKGARLKLTWLHSLTKVLTDDADENELLRYTRAYILQLLGGILFTDHQGCQVHCMFLPLLEDLSSCQKLSWGAGVLAFLYRELCKSSKISKEEITGCLLLLQLWAWTRLPTLAPIPSGPSLDTQDIWGDLAGPYGLRWCGRKSFTNVASRAICVCRFSLDVLAPDHFIWMPYGDDVLDTLHVHCREGSQFWCYKGPIICFFIVEQHQLDRCVRQFGMRQDIPLAAVKYSKDLHKITLQGKHDVDWEEKHREHISCWDNRSEHVHVSNCFGVGVTDGYNIWYSDITRPYHTRLASAGSFVIHILDRISAIARGEVIGGGNRIIDSLATKSRNLLEYQFSHGLYHDFSVDDRRAKEDVLKEKAKAVRVREGSKRRKMNVQNEGYYHVEEESVRLGDEEGHVVDPGAEKLVDEAGNEDNTKTRNFDISPPSSHPTFDLLAASGFNVPPTQQCKSTHHDTVEPSPSSWWPNFQLLSSSDFQTPPVQQVPLEQPLEEMEEVVVEEESVVEQPIEQQEVQVPMVEQREVVPEEHHMRLRTRNRHPPGCGIDGVKKVPEVKNRYQRQRKK; encoded by the exons ATGGTTCCGATTCTTAGAGATTTAAGGTTTGATGGGGTTGCAAGACTTGCGGGTATTATCATTGATTGGGGTCTAATTACTGCTTTGGTTGAACGTTGGAGGCCTGAAACGCATACATTTCATCTACCTACTGGAGAGTGCACGATTACCCTACAAGATGTTAGCATTCTTCTTGGCTTGCGGATTGATGGAAAGGCAGTTACTGGTCACACACATTCTGAAGGTGGTTGGAGTGACCTTGTCAAAAATATGTTTGGAGCAACACCTAGAGAACAGAATTTAAAAGGTGCTAGGTTAAAGTTGACTTGGCTTCATTCTCTGACTAAAGTTCTTACGGATGATGCTGATGAGAATGAACTCCTTAGATACACTAGGGCATATATATTGCAGTTGCTTGGTGGTATACTCTTCACTGACCATCAGGGATGTCAAGTTCATTGTATGTTTCTTCCACTACTTGAGGATCTTAGCTCGTGCCAAAAATTATCATGGGGTGCGGGTGTCCTTGCATTCTTATACAGGGAGTTATGCAAGTCTAGCAAGATAAGCAAGGAGGAAATTACTGGATGCCTGTTGTTACTTCAATTGTGGGCATGGACGCGGCTTCCTACTTTGGCCCCTATTCCGAGTGGTCCATCTTTGGACACTCAAGATATCTGGGGTGATCTTGCTGGGCCTTATGGTCTGAG GTGGTGTGGACGCAAGTCATTTACTAATGTTGCATCACGTGCGATTTGTGTTTGTCGATTCTCTTTGGATGTTCTTGCACCCGATCACTTTATATGGATGCCATATGGTGATGATGTTCTTGACACCCTTCATGTGCATTGTAGAGAAGGTAGCCAATTTTGGTGTTATAAGGGTCCAATCATTTGCTTTTTTATTGTAGAGCAACACCAGCTGGATAGATGTGTGCGTCAGTTTGGTATGCGCCAGGATATTCCTTTAGCCGCTGTTAAATATTCGAAGGATCTTCACAAAATAACTTTGCAAGGTAAGCATGATGTTGATTGGGAAGAAAAGCATAGGGAGCATATATCATGTTGGGACAACCGGTCGGAGCATGTGCATGTTTCTAACTGTTTTGGTGTTGGGGTCACCGATGGTTATAATATATGGTACAGTGATATTACCCGTCCATATCATACACGGCTTGCATCTGCAGGATCATTTGTG ATTCATATTTTGGACCGCATATCTGCTATAGCCAGGGGTGAGGTGATTGGTGGAGGTAATAGGATCATAGATTCTCTTGCCACCAAGAGTCGGAATTTATTAGAATATCAATTTAGTCATGGCCTTTATCATGATTTTTCTGTTGATGATCGTCGTGCTAAAGAAGATGTTTTAAAAGAAAAGGCAAAAGCTGTAAGAGTCCGTGAAGGCTCTAAGAGGCGCAAAATGAATGTTCAAAATGAAGGTTATTATCATGTAGAAGAAGAGAGTGTTCGTTTGGGGGATGAAGAGGGTCACGTGGTTGATCCAGGAGCTGAAAAATTAGTGGATGAGGCAGGGAATGAAGACAACACAAAAACTAGAAATTTTGATATTTCTCCGCCATCTTCTCATCCCACATTTGATTTATTAGCAGCTAGTGGCTTCAATGTACCACCAACACAGCAATGTAAATCAACCCATCATGATACTGTTGAACCTTCACCATCATCTTGGTGGCCTAACTTTCAGTTGCTATCATCTAGTGATTTTCAGACCCCCCCTGTTCAACAAGTACCTCTGGAACAACCATTAGAAGAAATGGAAGAGGTTGTAGTGGAAGAAGAGTCTGTAGTGGAACAGCCTATAGAGCAGCAAGAGGTTCAGGTGCCAATGGTGGAACAACGAGAAGTAGTACCCGAGGAACATCATATGAGGTTGCGAACTCGCAATCGCCATCCTCCTGGATGCGGGATTGACGGTGTTAAGAAAGTTCCAGAGGTTAAAAATCGCTATCAGCGTCAGAG GAAGAAATAA
- the LOC141674608 gene encoding uncharacterized protein LOC141674608 → MSCTIETPFKLAYETEAMLPIEVGFPSYIAINFDEIANEEGLRINIELIDEVQDQDKAKMEKYKEKIKEHFSKKSRVKNFQVGDLVLRDTEASDPTNTGKFMPKWEGPYKVKKFLRPGTYKLMNMDDSEVPNT, encoded by the coding sequence atgtcttgcacaatagaAACTCCCTTCAAGCTAGCTTATGAAACAGAAGCAATGCTGCCAATCGAGGTGGGATTCCCTTCTTATATAGCAATAAACTTTGATGAAATAGCTAATGAGGAGGGACTTAGAATAAACATAGAGTTGATTGATGAAGTCCAGGACCAAGACAAAGCAAAGATGGAAAAATACAAGGAGAAAATAAAggagcacttcagcaagaagtctAGGGTAaaaaacttccaagttggagaTTTGGTACTTCGAGATACAGAGGCCTCAGATCCCACCAACACCGGGAAGTTCATGCCTaaatgggaaggaccatataAGGTGAAAAAATTCTTAAGACCGGGAACTTACAAGCTAATGAATATGGATGACTCCGAAGTTCCCAACACTTAG